Proteins encoded in a region of the Saccharothrix ecbatanensis genome:
- a CDS encoding carbohydrate ABC transporter permease has protein sequence MTAKRLTRSGPVAYALLVVILLASVFPLYYSFLIASKDNSALGEAVPSLIPGGNLIDNLTRVFDTVDFWLAMQNSLVVAGTVAFSNVVLGTLAGFAFARLRFRGGNSLFLIVVGTSMVPTQLGVIPLYMLMSDLDWYGTLQAVIVPALIGAFSVFWMRQACEESVPYELIEAARVDGCSVLKTFWHVAFPAVRPQAAVMGMFTFMTAWNDFFWPLIVLDPNDSPTVQVALSTLASGYYTDYSLMLSGASLAVLPVVGIFILLARQIVGGIMQGAVKG, from the coding sequence ATGACCGCGAAACGTCTCACGCGCTCCGGACCGGTCGCCTACGCGCTGCTGGTGGTGATCCTGCTCGCGTCGGTGTTCCCGCTGTACTACTCGTTCCTGATCGCGAGCAAGGACAACTCGGCGCTGGGCGAGGCGGTGCCGTCGCTGATCCCCGGCGGGAACCTCATCGACAACCTGACCAGGGTGTTCGACACCGTCGACTTCTGGCTCGCCATGCAGAACTCGCTGGTGGTCGCGGGCACGGTGGCGTTCAGCAACGTCGTGCTCGGCACGCTGGCCGGGTTCGCGTTCGCCCGGCTGCGGTTCCGCGGCGGCAACTCGTTGTTCCTGATCGTGGTCGGCACGTCCATGGTGCCCACGCAGCTCGGCGTCATCCCGCTCTACATGCTGATGTCGGACCTCGACTGGTACGGCACGCTCCAGGCGGTGATCGTGCCCGCGCTGATCGGCGCGTTCTCGGTGTTCTGGATGCGGCAGGCGTGCGAGGAGTCCGTGCCGTACGAGCTGATCGAGGCGGCTCGGGTGGACGGCTGCTCGGTGCTCAAGACGTTCTGGCACGTGGCGTTCCCGGCCGTGCGGCCACAGGCGGCGGTGATGGGCATGTTCACGTTCATGACGGCGTGGAACGACTTCTTCTGGCCGCTGATCGTGCTGGATCCAAACGACAGCCCCACGGTCCAGGTGGCATTGTCGACGCTGGCCAGCGGTTACTACACGGACTACTCGCTCATGCTCTCCGGCGCGTCGCTCGCGGTGCTGCCGGTGGTGGGGATCTTCATCCTGCTGGCACGACAGATCGTCGGTGGGATCATGCAGGGCGCTGTGAAGGGGTGA
- a CDS encoding GH1 family beta-glucosidase: MTTTDPDTEVGRDLLRFPPDFLWGAATASFQIEGSTTVDGRGPSIWDTFAAKPGAIAGDDTGDPACDHYRRYASDVGLMAELGLGAYRFSLAWPRIQPLGSGRVEPRGLAFYDRLVDELLGRGIQPVATLYHWDLPQALEDEGGWRNRDTAYRFAEYAALTHEHLGDRVQLWTTLNEPWCSAFLGYANGIHAPGIVDPKGSLEAAHHLLLGHGLAVRAMSVQAPADHRFSIVLNFCAMLAEDYASEGEAVRKVDGLQNRLFLDPLAGRGYPQDVIDDTAWLGDWTEVVRDGDLDVIATPIDWMGVNYYSPTRVAVAADPEVVTGGPFPGLRGVEFLPARGDVTGFGWEIDARGLTELLERLGREVDLPLVITENGSAFPDVVEGGEVVDEARTRYLVDHLRAVHRAIAAGVDVRGYFAWSLLDNFEWAAGYSQRFGIVHVDYDTQVRTVKRSGHTLAGVIGVNAVPATGYDVT; this comes from the coding sequence ATGACGACAACCGACCCGGACACCGAGGTCGGGCGGGACCTGCTGCGCTTCCCACCGGATTTCCTGTGGGGAGCCGCGACAGCGTCCTTCCAGATCGAGGGTTCTACCACGGTCGACGGCCGTGGACCGTCCATTTGGGACACATTCGCGGCGAAGCCGGGCGCGATCGCGGGTGACGACACCGGCGACCCGGCGTGCGACCACTACCGCCGTTACGCCTCGGACGTCGGCCTGATGGCCGAGCTGGGGCTGGGCGCGTACCGGTTCTCGCTGGCGTGGCCGCGGATCCAGCCGCTCGGCTCGGGCCGGGTGGAGCCCAGGGGACTGGCGTTCTACGACCGGCTGGTGGACGAGCTGCTGGGGCGGGGGATCCAGCCGGTGGCCACGCTGTACCACTGGGACCTGCCCCAGGCGCTGGAGGACGAAGGCGGGTGGCGCAACCGCGACACGGCGTACCGGTTCGCCGAGTACGCGGCGTTGACGCACGAGCACCTGGGCGACCGCGTGCAGCTGTGGACCACGTTGAACGAGCCGTGGTGCTCGGCGTTCCTCGGGTACGCGAACGGCATCCACGCGCCGGGGATCGTCGATCCGAAGGGGTCGCTGGAGGCGGCCCACCACCTGCTGCTCGGGCACGGCCTGGCGGTGCGGGCGATGAGCGTGCAGGCGCCGGCCGACCACCGGTTCTCCATCGTGCTGAACTTCTGCGCGATGTTGGCGGAGGACTACGCGTCCGAAGGGGAGGCGGTGCGCAAGGTCGACGGCCTCCAGAACCGGCTCTTCCTCGACCCGTTGGCCGGTCGCGGCTACCCGCAGGACGTCATCGACGACACCGCGTGGCTGGGTGACTGGACGGAGGTCGTGCGGGACGGCGACCTGGACGTGATCGCGACGCCGATCGACTGGATGGGCGTGAACTACTACAGCCCGACGCGCGTCGCGGTCGCCGCCGATCCCGAGGTGGTGACCGGCGGGCCGTTCCCCGGCTTGCGCGGTGTCGAGTTCCTGCCCGCGCGCGGTGACGTGACCGGGTTCGGCTGGGAGATCGACGCACGGGGCCTGACCGAGCTGCTGGAACGGCTCGGGCGCGAGGTCGACCTGCCGCTGGTGATCACCGAGAACGGCTCCGCGTTCCCCGACGTGGTCGAGGGCGGGGAGGTGGTGGACGAGGCGCGGACCAGGTACCTGGTCGACCACCTGCGCGCGGTGCACCGGGCCATCGCGGCCGGGGTTGACGTGCGCGGGTACTTCGCGTGGTCGCTGCTGGACAACTTCGAGTGGGCGGCGGGCTACAGCCAGCGGTTCGGCATCGTGCACGTCGACTACGACACGCAGGTGCGCACGGTGAAGCGGAGCGGTCACACGCTGGCCGGGGTGATCGGCGTCAACGCCGTCCCCGCGACCGGCTACGACGTGACCTGA
- a CDS encoding extracellular solute-binding protein has product MSRTLVGRTTAITAVALAATLVAACGGGSDAGDGKVKLSIGVFSDFGYANLIKEYQASHPDIEIEQRTVKMEQHHTQLATQLAGGRGAADIVAIEEGNITQFRQSKDKFVNLADYGAKDLESQWAAWKWNQGATDGGNFVLGLGTDMGSLALCYRRDLFEAAGLPADRESVGKLWPTWEKYLEVADTFSQKTPGKKFVDTAQNVYKAILDQTEEGYFAKADDSFIGDKNDKVKQAFTLAATLGERKQTGALAPFSQDWNVALKQASFATTTCPAWALALIKAGAGDEAAGKWDVAAAPGGGGNWGGSFLAVPKQGKHPKEAYELAKWLTAPEQQKRIFKETGNLPSEPAAYKDPEVTATTNEYFNKAPVGQIFGTSAESLKPTYRGTKDSKVAPVFGNALSRVETGKQSTAEAFAQALQEARDAVK; this is encoded by the coding sequence ATGAGCAGGACTCTGGTCGGCCGGACGACGGCGATCACCGCGGTCGCCCTGGCCGCGACCCTGGTGGCCGCGTGCGGCGGTGGAAGTGACGCGGGCGACGGCAAGGTGAAGCTGTCGATCGGTGTGTTCTCCGACTTCGGGTACGCCAACCTGATCAAGGAGTACCAGGCGTCCCACCCGGACATCGAGATCGAGCAGCGCACGGTCAAGATGGAGCAGCACCACACGCAGCTCGCCACGCAGCTCGCGGGCGGTCGCGGCGCGGCGGACATCGTCGCGATCGAGGAAGGCAACATCACGCAGTTCCGCCAGTCCAAGGACAAGTTCGTGAACCTGGCGGACTACGGCGCCAAGGACCTCGAAAGCCAGTGGGCCGCCTGGAAGTGGAACCAGGGCGCCACCGACGGCGGGAACTTCGTGCTGGGCCTCGGCACCGACATGGGCAGCCTCGCCCTCTGCTACCGCCGCGACCTGTTCGAGGCCGCCGGCCTGCCCGCTGACCGCGAGTCCGTCGGCAAGCTCTGGCCGACCTGGGAGAAGTACCTGGAGGTGGCCGACACCTTCAGCCAGAAGACGCCGGGCAAGAAGTTCGTCGACACCGCCCAGAACGTCTACAAGGCGATCCTCGACCAGACCGAGGAGGGCTACTTCGCCAAGGCGGACGACTCGTTCATCGGCGACAAGAACGACAAGGTGAAGCAGGCCTTCACGCTCGCGGCGACGCTGGGCGAGCGGAAGCAGACCGGCGCGCTGGCCCCGTTCAGCCAGGACTGGAACGTGGCGCTCAAGCAGGCGTCGTTCGCCACCACCACCTGCCCGGCATGGGCGCTCGCGCTGATCAAGGCCGGTGCGGGTGACGAGGCCGCGGGCAAGTGGGACGTGGCCGCGGCGCCCGGTGGCGGCGGCAACTGGGGCGGCTCGTTCCTGGCCGTGCCCAAGCAGGGCAAGCACCCCAAGGAAGCCTACGAGCTGGCCAAGTGGCTGACCGCGCCCGAGCAGCAGAAGCGGATCTTCAAGGAGACCGGCAACCTGCCCAGCGAGCCTGCCGCGTACAAGGACCCCGAGGTCACCGCGACGACCAACGAGTACTTCAACAAGGCGCCGGTCGGCCAGATCTTCGGCACCTCGGCGGAGAGCCTGAAGCCCACCTACCGCGGCACCAAGGACTCCAAGGTCGCGCCGGTCTTCGGCAACGCCCTGTCCCGCGTGGAGACCGGCAAGCAGTCCACCGCGGAGGCCTTCGCCCAGGCCCTCCAGGAAGCGCGGGACGCCGTCAAGTGA
- a CDS encoding PPOX class F420-dependent oxidoreductase — MTDVSFDPHDLLERSRLGVLATIKSDGRPQLSPVQPSYDRAAGVVRVSTTDRTAKVANLRRDPRAALEVTSEDGWKWATAEGGVTLIGPGTDPHGPEVEALVEYYRAAAGEHPDWDEYRSVMVSDRRVLITLAVEHVYGSKVG, encoded by the coding sequence ATGACAGACGTGTCTTTCGATCCGCACGACCTGCTGGAGCGGAGCCGGCTCGGCGTGCTGGCGACGATCAAGTCCGACGGACGCCCGCAGCTCTCCCCCGTGCAGCCGTCGTACGACCGGGCGGCCGGGGTGGTCCGGGTGTCGACGACCGACCGGACCGCCAAGGTGGCCAACCTGCGCCGTGACCCGCGGGCCGCGTTGGAGGTGACCAGCGAGGACGGCTGGAAGTGGGCGACCGCCGAGGGCGGCGTCACGCTGATCGGGCCGGGGACGGACCCGCACGGTCCCGAGGTCGAGGCGCTGGTGGAGTACTACCGCGCCGCGGCCGGCGAGCACCCCGACTGGGACGAATACCGGTCCGTCATGGTGTCCGACCGCCGGGTCCTGATCACGCTGGCGGTCGAGCACGTGTACGGCAGCAAGGTCGGGTGA
- a CDS encoding ABC transporter permease codes for MLRTIIAGLRARTARLVLSSVAIALGVAFVTGTLVLGDAMNASLQDELAKGTRNVDVAVTASGESSGVDGIGPETLAAIRQAPGVAGADARDAQPVPVLTSNGKAKPAWAVSLASNEKLREFDLKDGRYPTSADEIAVDKRTAATAKLTIGQPVVLLGKDDTRHTYTLVGTYQQGTNTMSLSGYDHVGLTPEAFQALQPERPPYQVVATAAAGFTQQQVVDNVRKAIGDKGFTIQSGEELTKEALARVESQAGEFTTLLLAFALIALVVAAMVIYNTFTILVAQRTRELALMRCVGASRAQVFRGVLAEALVMGLTASVIGLFGGIGVSALLQRVIFSFGGAGEGEVYLPVSATTVVAAFAVGTLVTVLAAVLPARKATRVAPVAALRSQPDSGEEVARTGVVRVLTAVLFAVIGIGAIVFGMSADDEETAMLVSGSGTMALLAAVLVLGPLLVGPVNRVLGALPRALFGVPAKLASANAGRNPKRTAATTAALMIGVTIVALVTVVANSAKETANAQIDERMPADYTVTSSVYDRSLPEELATQLAAVPEVAKVAPTTRVFGEREYFTGIPRDAIGDLFRPKVTSGSLADLVDGTVAVNADYVERGNVSVGSVLTIQTGKGDAQQLKVVAVIEGQRLSDGIMTMETSRRFPEAAEGYESILVKLKDGVTNGRAAVERVTDPSPLALLDSAAETKEQLNQQLNQVLAFIWALIGLAVLIALFGIANTLTLSVLERTRESALLRALGLTRGQLRLMLVIESVLMALMGASIGLLLGIGFGWVLTQALTTDTIAVDLVVPFGQIGVMLAGAVVAAVVAAALPARRAARTSVVAGMAEA; via the coding sequence ATGCTGCGCACGATCATCGCGGGTCTCCGTGCCCGCACCGCGCGGCTCGTGCTGTCCTCGGTGGCGATCGCCCTCGGCGTCGCCTTCGTGACCGGCACGCTCGTCCTGGGCGACGCCATGAACGCGAGCCTGCAGGACGAACTCGCCAAGGGCACGAGGAACGTCGACGTCGCGGTCACCGCGTCCGGCGAATCGTCCGGTGTGGACGGTATCGGCCCCGAAACGCTGGCGGCGATCCGGCAGGCGCCGGGAGTGGCGGGCGCCGACGCGCGTGACGCCCAGCCCGTCCCGGTGCTCACGTCCAACGGCAAGGCCAAGCCCGCGTGGGCCGTTTCCCTCGCCTCCAACGAAAAGCTGCGCGAGTTCGACCTGAAGGACGGGCGTTACCCGACGTCGGCCGACGAGATCGCGGTCGACAAGCGCACCGCCGCCACCGCCAAGCTCACCATCGGCCAGCCGGTCGTGTTGCTCGGCAAGGACGACACGCGGCACACGTACACGCTCGTCGGCACGTACCAGCAGGGCACGAACACGATGTCGCTGTCCGGCTACGACCACGTCGGACTCACGCCTGAGGCGTTCCAGGCGTTGCAGCCGGAACGCCCGCCGTACCAGGTGGTCGCCACCGCCGCGGCCGGGTTCACCCAGCAGCAGGTCGTGGACAACGTCCGCAAAGCCATCGGCGACAAGGGTTTCACGATCCAGAGCGGCGAGGAGCTGACGAAGGAGGCGCTGGCCCGGGTCGAGTCCCAGGCCGGCGAGTTCACCACGCTGCTGCTGGCGTTCGCGCTGATCGCGCTCGTCGTCGCGGCCATGGTCATCTACAACACGTTCACCATCCTGGTCGCCCAGCGCACCCGCGAGCTGGCCCTGATGCGCTGCGTCGGCGCGAGCCGCGCCCAGGTGTTCCGCGGCGTGCTCGCCGAGGCGCTGGTGATGGGCCTGACCGCGTCGGTGATCGGTTTGTTCGGCGGGATCGGCGTGTCCGCGTTGCTGCAACGGGTGATCTTCTCGTTCGGTGGCGCGGGCGAGGGTGAGGTCTACCTGCCGGTGTCGGCGACGACGGTGGTCGCCGCGTTCGCCGTCGGCACGCTGGTGACCGTGCTCGCCGCGGTGCTGCCGGCCCGCAAGGCGACGAGGGTCGCGCCGGTGGCCGCGCTGCGCAGCCAGCCCGACAGCGGCGAGGAGGTCGCCCGCACCGGCGTCGTCCGCGTGCTGACCGCCGTGCTGTTCGCGGTGATCGGCATCGGCGCGATCGTGTTCGGCATGAGCGCGGACGACGAGGAAACGGCCATGCTGGTCAGCGGCTCCGGCACGATGGCGCTGCTGGCCGCGGTGCTGGTGCTCGGCCCGCTGCTGGTCGGCCCGGTCAACCGGGTGCTCGGCGCGCTGCCCCGGGCGTTGTTCGGCGTGCCCGCCAAGCTCGCCTCGGCCAACGCCGGCCGCAACCCCAAGCGCACCGCCGCGACGACGGCCGCGCTGATGATCGGCGTGACGATCGTGGCGCTGGTGACCGTGGTCGCGAACAGCGCCAAGGAGACCGCCAACGCCCAGATCGACGAGCGGATGCCCGCCGACTACACGGTGACGTCCTCGGTCTACGACCGGTCGCTGCCCGAGGAGCTGGCCACGCAGCTGGCCGCCGTGCCGGAGGTGGCGAAGGTCGCGCCGACCACCAGGGTCTTCGGCGAGCGCGAGTACTTCACCGGCATCCCGCGTGACGCGATCGGCGACCTGTTCCGGCCGAAGGTCACCAGCGGGTCGCTCGCCGACCTGGTCGACGGCACGGTGGCGGTGAACGCCGACTACGTCGAGCGCGGCAACGTGTCGGTCGGCTCCGTCTTGACGATCCAGACGGGCAAGGGCGACGCGCAGCAGCTGAAGGTCGTCGCGGTGATCGAAGGGCAGCGGCTGTCCGACGGCATCATGACGATGGAGACGTCGCGGCGCTTCCCGGAGGCCGCCGAGGGCTACGAGAGCATCCTGGTGAAGCTCAAGGACGGTGTCACGAACGGGCGCGCGGCGGTGGAACGGGTCACCGACCCGTCGCCGCTGGCCCTGCTGGACAGCGCCGCGGAGACGAAGGAGCAGCTGAACCAGCAGCTCAACCAGGTGCTGGCGTTCATCTGGGCGCTGATCGGGCTGGCCGTGCTGATCGCGTTGTTCGGCATCGCCAACACGCTGACGCTGTCGGTGCTGGAGCGGACGCGCGAGTCCGCGTTGCTGCGGGCGCTCGGTCTGACCCGCGGTCAGCTGCGACTGATGCTGGTGATCGAGTCGGTGCTGATGGCGTTGATGGGCGCGTCGATCGGCCTGCTGCTCGGCATCGGCTTCGGCTGGGTGCTCACGCAGGCGTTGACCACGGACACCATCGCGGTCGACCTGGTCGTGCCGTTCGGGCAGATCGGCGTGATGCTCGCCGGCGCCGTCGTCGCGGCCGTCGTGGCGGCGGCGCTGCCCGCCCGGCGTGCCGCCCGGACCTCGGTCGTCGCGGGGATGGCCGAGGCGTGA
- a CDS encoding ABC transporter ATP-binding protein, protein MSALVSDVGTRTAVAAENLVKVYGKGDTAVRALDGVSVAFSAGRFTAIMGPSGSGKSTLMHCLAGLDNVDGGKVHVGGTEITTLGDKELTKLRRDRVGFVFQAFNLLPTLSAEANILLGLELAGRKPDREWFDTIVDVLGLRDRLKHKPSELSGGQQQRVACARALVARPDVVFADEPTGNLDSRSGAEVLDFLRMSVRKLGQTVIMVTHDPVAASYADRVVLLADGRPAGEIDSPTTDSVLSALKHLGA, encoded by the coding sequence ATGTCCGCACTGGTGTCCGACGTCGGGACCCGCACCGCTGTAGCCGCCGAGAACCTGGTGAAGGTGTACGGCAAGGGCGACACCGCCGTCCGGGCGCTGGACGGGGTCAGCGTCGCCTTCTCGGCGGGCCGGTTCACGGCCATCATGGGCCCGTCCGGGTCCGGCAAGTCCACGCTGATGCACTGCCTCGCCGGGCTGGACAACGTCGACGGCGGCAAGGTGCACGTCGGCGGCACCGAGATCACCACCCTCGGCGACAAGGAGCTGACCAAGCTCCGCCGCGACCGGGTCGGGTTCGTCTTCCAGGCGTTCAACCTCCTGCCCACCCTCTCCGCCGAGGCGAACATCCTGCTCGGCCTCGAACTCGCCGGCCGCAAGCCCGACCGCGAGTGGTTCGACACGATCGTGGACGTGCTCGGCCTGCGCGACCGCCTCAAGCACAAGCCCAGCGAGCTCTCCGGCGGCCAGCAGCAGCGCGTGGCCTGCGCCCGCGCCCTCGTCGCACGCCCGGACGTGGTGTTCGCCGACGAGCCCACCGGCAACCTCGACTCACGCTCCGGCGCCGAGGTGCTGGACTTCCTGCGCATGTCGGTGCGCAAGCTCGGCCAGACGGTGATCATGGTGACGCACGACCCCGTGGCCGCCTCCTACGCCGACCGCGTGGTGCTGCTCGCCGACGGCCGCCCGGCCGGCGAGATCGACAGCCCGACCACCGACTCCGTGCTGTCCGCGCTCAAGCACCTGGGGGCGTGA
- a CDS encoding carbohydrate ABC transporter permease — MSWRDKLGRLDTRYTPYLIIAPFFVVFGIFGLYPLLFTAWVSLHEWQLIDGDQGFTGLDNYAELLSDKNFWNALGNTVSLFLLSTVPQLFAALGLAALLDRGLRGRAFWRAGVLLPNVISVAAVALVFAQLFGRDFGIVNALLGFIGVDPVDWHAETWASHLAISSMVMWRWTGYNALIYLAAMQSVPKDMYESAMLDGASRWRVFWSITVPSIRPTILFTVIVSTIGGMQLFVEPQLFDPGGTATGTGGDDRQFQTLVMYLYEKGFRLFDAGYSSAIAWVLFLLILVVAVVNFTVARRIASKG, encoded by the coding sequence CTGTCGTGGCGGGACAAGCTCGGTCGGCTGGACACCAGGTACACGCCGTACCTGATCATCGCGCCGTTCTTCGTGGTGTTCGGGATCTTCGGCCTCTACCCGCTGCTGTTCACCGCCTGGGTGTCGCTGCACGAGTGGCAGCTCATCGACGGCGACCAGGGCTTCACCGGCCTCGACAACTACGCCGAACTGCTGTCCGACAAGAACTTCTGGAACGCGCTGGGCAACACCGTCAGCCTGTTCCTGCTGTCCACCGTGCCGCAGCTGTTCGCCGCGCTCGGCCTGGCCGCCCTGCTGGACCGCGGCCTGCGCGGCCGGGCGTTCTGGCGGGCGGGCGTGCTGCTCCCGAACGTGATCTCGGTGGCCGCCGTGGCGCTCGTGTTCGCGCAGCTGTTCGGCCGCGACTTCGGCATCGTCAACGCCCTGCTCGGTTTCATCGGCGTCGACCCGGTCGACTGGCACGCCGAGACGTGGGCCTCGCACCTGGCCATCAGCTCGATGGTGATGTGGCGGTGGACCGGCTACAACGCGCTGATCTACCTGGCCGCGATGCAGTCGGTGCCCAAGGACATGTACGAGTCGGCGATGCTCGACGGCGCGTCCCGGTGGCGCGTCTTCTGGTCGATCACCGTGCCGAGCATCCGGCCGACGATCCTGTTCACCGTCATCGTGTCGACCATCGGCGGCATGCAGCTGTTCGTCGAGCCGCAGCTGTTCGACCCGGGCGGCACGGCCACCGGCACGGGCGGTGACGACCGGCAGTTCCAGACCCTGGTGATGTACCTGTACGAGAAGGGCTTCCGGCTGTTCGACGCGGGCTACTCGTCGGCCATCGCGTGGGTGCTGTTCCTGCTGATCCTGGTGGTCGCGGTCGTGAACTTCACGGTGGCGCGGCGCATCGCGTCGAAGGGGTGA
- a CDS encoding LacI family DNA-binding transcriptional regulator, translating into MSVSSHSSARPTLEDVAAKAGVSRATASRVLNASPRVSPEAHEAVTAAVMELGYQPNQAARALVTRRSGAVAVVFSEPEPKIFDDPHFAWLIRSAARSLADADVQMVLMLVHSPQDQARAERFMAGGHVDGALMFAPHKGDQLPTVARKLPLPVVYAGRPWGSLRGLHTVDHDNEGGGLLATEHLMSLGRKKIVSVTGPLDEHSAMDRLAGWRSAVGADDETTAFLTEDGGFSREGGRRAMEKLLARVPDLDAAFVASDHMAAGALDALREAGKRVPEDVAVVGFDDHPMIAPHTTPTLTSVQQDTSAQVRHMVTHLLRLLRGENIRARREVLPTVLIRRESA; encoded by the coding sequence GTGTCCGTTTCATCGCACTCAAGCGCCCGGCCCACGCTGGAGGACGTAGCGGCGAAGGCTGGCGTTTCCCGTGCGACGGCGTCGCGGGTGCTCAACGCGTCCCCCAGGGTGAGCCCGGAGGCACACGAAGCGGTGACGGCGGCGGTGATGGAGCTGGGCTACCAGCCGAACCAGGCGGCGCGGGCGCTGGTGACCCGGCGTTCCGGCGCGGTGGCGGTGGTGTTCTCCGAGCCCGAGCCGAAGATCTTCGACGACCCGCACTTCGCGTGGCTGATCCGTTCCGCGGCACGCTCGCTCGCCGACGCGGACGTGCAGATGGTGCTGATGCTGGTGCACTCGCCGCAGGACCAGGCGCGGGCCGAGCGGTTCATGGCCGGCGGGCACGTGGACGGCGCGCTGATGTTCGCGCCGCACAAGGGCGATCAACTGCCGACGGTGGCCCGCAAGCTGCCGCTGCCCGTCGTGTACGCGGGGCGGCCGTGGGGCTCGCTGCGCGGCCTGCACACCGTGGACCACGACAACGAGGGCGGCGGGCTGCTGGCCACCGAGCACCTGATGTCGTTGGGGCGCAAGAAGATCGTCTCGGTGACGGGCCCGCTGGACGAGCACTCGGCGATGGACCGGCTGGCCGGGTGGCGGTCGGCGGTCGGCGCGGACGACGAGACGACCGCGTTCCTGACCGAGGACGGCGGCTTCTCCCGTGAGGGCGGCCGGCGGGCGATGGAGAAGCTGCTCGCCCGCGTGCCGGACCTGGACGCGGCGTTCGTGGCGTCCGACCACATGGCGGCGGGCGCGCTGGACGCGTTGCGCGAAGCCGGCAAGCGGGTGCCGGAGGACGTCGCCGTGGTCGGTTTCGACGACCACCCGATGATCGCGCCGCACACCACGCCGACGTTGACGAGCGTGCAGCAGGACACGAGCGCGCAGGTCCGCCACATGGTGACCCACCTGCTCCGACTCCTGCGCGGCGAGAACATCCGGGCCCGGCGCGAGGTGCTGCCGACGGTCCTGATCCGCCGCGAGTCCGCCTGA